The DNA region CCGCGCCATCGGCTCGCTGACCCTCGTACGCAACGAGCGCGAGCGCGCTGTCGCCGAGGCCGCCCTCGCCCGCCCCGACGCGGCCGCCCGCGGCTACGAGCTGCTCGGCGCCGACGAGGCCCGCGCCCTCAACCCGGCCCTGCGCGGCGAGTTCACCGCCGCCCTGTGGTGCGAGCGGGACGCCGCCGTCGAGCCGCGCACCGCCCAGCTGCACCTGCGCGAAGAACTCCTGAAGTCGCCCCGGTACACCTTCCTGCCCGGCCGCGAGGTCCGCGAGGTCGTGGGTGCGGGCGCCGTCCGCGACGACCACGGCGACACGCACCGCGGCGACGTCGTGCTGCTGTGCACCGGCGCCTGGCTCGGCGGACTCGTGCGCGAGCTCGCGCCGGAGCTGCCGGTGCGCCGCGTCCGCCTCCAGATGATGCAGACCGCCCCGCTCGGCGAGCCGCTCACCACGTCCGTCGCCGACGCCGACAGCTTCCGCTACTACCCGGCGTACCGGTCGCCCGAGCTGGACGCCCTCAACGCCGGGCAGGCCCAGACGCCGACCGCCGCCGCCCACAAGATGCAGCTGCTCATGGTGCAGCGCGCCGACGGCGGCCTGACCATCGGCGACACCCACGAGTACGAACACCCCTTCGCCTTCGACACCCTCGAAGACCCCTACGACCACCTCACCGAGGTCGTCGAGGGCTTCCTGGGGCGCCCGCTGCCGAGGATCGGGCGGCGCTGGGCGGGGGTGTACGCGCAGTGCGTCGACACCGGCCGGGTCGTGCACCGCGAACAGGTGCGCGACGGCGTCGTGCTGGTCACCGGGCCCGGCGGGCGCGGCATGACCTGCTCGCCCGCCATCGCCGAGAAGACCGCCGACGAACTGGGATGGTGAGGAAGTTGACCGACGTCAAGGGACCGGGCGACCGCGTACGACTCGTGGTCCTCGACATGGCAGGCACCACCGTCGCCGACGGGGGCCTCGTCGAGCAGGCCTTCGCCGCCGCCGCGCGCGAACTCGGCGTCGAGGAGGGCTCCGCCGACCACGCCGCGAAACTGGAGTACGTCCGCGCCACCATGGGCGAGTCGAAGATCTCCGTCTTCCGGCACCTGTTCGGCGACGAGGCGCTCGCGCGGCGGGCGAACGCGGCCTTCGAGGAGGCGTACGGGCAGTTGGTCGACGGCGGGCGCGTCGCCCCGGTCCCCGGGGCCCGCGAGGCCGTCGAGGAGCTGAAGGCCGACGGCCTGACCGTCGTCCTGAGCACCGGCTTCGCCCGCGTCACCCAGGACGCCATCCTGGCCGCCCTCGGCTGGCGCGACCTCGTCGACCTCACCCTGTGCCCCGCCGACGCGGGCGGCCGCGGCCGCCCCCACCCCGACATGGTGCTCGCCGCGTTCCTGCGCACCGGCGCCGCCGACGACGTCCGCGAGGTCGCCGTCGCCGGGGACACCGCGTACGACATGCGCAGCGGGACGCGGTCCGGGGCAGGCGTCGTCGCCGGAGTGCTCACCGGCGCCCATGACGCGGCCGCGCTCACCGGTGCCGGGGCCACCCACGTCCTCGGCTCCGTCGCCGAACTGCCCGCGCTGCTCCGGAGCCTCGGCCGATGAGCAACGGCATACGCTTCGACTCCGTGTCGGTCGCGTACGGCGGCAACGTCGTGCTCGACGGCCTCGATCTCACCGTCGGGCCCGGTGAGGTCATGGCGCTCCTCGGGCCCTCCGGATCCGGGAAGACCACCGCGCTGCGGGCCGTCGCCGGGTTCGTGCGGCCCGTCTGCGGGCGGGTGTTCATCGGCGACCGCGACGTCACCGCGCTGCCGCCGCACCGGCGCGGCATCGGCATGGTCGTCCAGCAGTACGCCCTGTTCCCGCACCTGCGGGTCGAGGACAACGTGGCCTTCGGCCTCAAGGCGCAGAAGGTTTCCCGGGCCGAGATTCCCGGGCGGGTCGCCGACGCCCTCGAACTGACCGGCATGGCCGCGTACGCCAAGCGGTTTCCGCGCGAGCTGTCCGGCGGACAGCAGCAGCGCGTCGCCATCGCGCGGGCGCTCGCCATCCGGCCGGGGGTGCTGCTGCTCGACGAGCCGCTGTCCGCGCTCGACGCGCGGCTGCGCTCCGGGATGCTGGCCGAACTCGCCAGACTGCACCGGGAGTTGCCCGACGTATCCATCCTGTACGTCACCCATGACCAGGTCGAGGCGCTCACTCTCGCCGATCGGATCGCCGTCATGGACCGGGCCCGGTTGCAGGACTGCGGGACTCCGCAGGAGCTCTACCGTCGGCCGCGGAACGAGTTCACGGCTTCGTTCGTGGGCAACGCGAATCTCCTGCCGGTTTCCGTGGGGGTGGGGTCGGTCTCCCTGGGCGGGGCCGAGTTGAAGGTGGACACCGGGGAGGTGGCCGCCGGGGTTTCCGCGACCTTGTGCGTGCGGCCGCATCTGGTCGGGCTCGGGCCGGGGCCCAACTCCCTCGACGGGAAGGTCACCGAGGTGCAGTGGCGTGGGGCCACGCATCGGGTGTACGTCGATGTGGCGGGGCACTCCGTGAAGGCCGACGTCCGGGAGCTCCGGGAGCCGCCCGCGCTGGGCGGCGACGTCACGTTGCACTTCGCGCCGGAGGACGCGGTGCTGCTGGCCGCGGGGGTGACCGATGGCTAGGCCTGCCGTGCGTGTGCTTGAACGTGACCCGGCACCGAGGGCTGTGCCCAATCATCCCGCCCTGCGGGACGATTGCCCACAGCGGCGGACACGGCAAGTGCCGCGCCTTGTCTGGGCGTTGCCCCCGGTCGCCCTGCTCGGGCTCGTCTTCCTCTACCCCCTCGCCCTCGTCGTACAGCAGTCCGTGCGGCCCGACACCGGGGGGACCTCGCTGGAGCCGTACGCCGATGTGTTCGCCTCCGAGTCGTTCCGGGAGGCGCTCGGGACCACGGTGTGGCTGGCCGTGGGGGCCACCGTCGGGTGTCTGGTGCTGGGGTTCGCGCTCGCGTCGGTGATCGCGTTCGTGCCGTTCCCCGGTGGGAAGGCCGTCGCGAAGTTCATCGACGTGTTCCTGTCGTTCCCGTCGTTCCTGATCACGCTCGCGCTGCTGTTCATCTACGGCACCAAGGGCATGGCCAACGGGTTGTGGACGGACGCGACGGGGGCCGCGGGGGACGGGCCCTTCCAGTTCCTGACCACGCCGTGGGGCGTGCTCCTCGCCGAGATCACCTACTTCACGCCGTTCGTGATGCGGCCGCTGCTCGCCGCGTTCTCGGCGATCGACACGGCCCAGCTGGAGGTGGCCTCCTCGCTGGGGGCGCGGCCGCTCAGGGTCGTGCGGCAGGTCATCCTGCCCGAGGCGCTGCCCGCGCTCGCCGCCGGCGGGAGCCTCGTCCTGGTGATGTGTCTGAACGAGTTCGGCATCGTGCTGTTCACCGGGGCCAAGGACGTCACGACGCTGCCGATGCTCGTGTACAGCAAGGCGATGCTGGAGTCCGACTACCCGGCGGCCTGCGTCGTCGCCGTCGTCAACATCGCGATCTCCGTGGGCCTCTACGGCCTGTACCGGGTGGTGAGCCGTCGTGCTGGTGCATAGCCGCAAGGGCGAGTGGGCGGCCTGGGTCCTCTTCTTCGTGCTGTTCCTGCCGTTGTTCGCGCTGCCGCTCCTCGTGATCGTCGCGGCGTCGTTCGCCGGGCACTGGTCGGGGGCGTTCCCGTCCGGCCTCACCGGCGAACACTACGCGGCCGCCACCCGCGGCGAATCCCTCCAGGCCCTCACCACCAGCCTGCTCACCGCCCTCGGCGCCAGCGTCGTCGCGCTCGCCGCGGGCACCTGGGCCGCGCTCGCCGCCGCCGCGCTGAAGGGGCGCGGGGAGGGCACGACCCGGTTGGCCCGGCTGTGCGGGCGGACCCTCGACACCCTGTTCATGCTGCCCGTCGCCGTGCCCTCGGTGGTCGTGGGCCTCGCGGTCCTCGTCGCCTTCAGCAAGCCGCCGATGATCCTCAACGGCACGTCCACGATCGTCGTCCTCGCGCACGCCGTTCTTGTCACGGCGTTCGCCCACCAGTCGGTCGCGGCCGCCCTCGTGCGTCTCGACCCGGCGTACGAGCAGGCCGCGGCGTCCCTGGGCGCCCGGCCCGCGTACGTCCTGTGGCGGGTGAAGCTGCCCCTGCTGCTGCCGTCCCTGACCGCCGCCGCCGGGCTCTGCTTCGCCCTGTCCATGGGCGAGCTGAGCGCCACGATGATGCTCTACCCGCCGGACTGGACCCCGCTGCCCGTGCGGATCTACGCCGCCACCGACCGCGGCGCCACCTTCACCGGCGCCGCCCTGGCCGTGGTCCTCATGACGGCGACGCTGCTCGTCCTGTTCGCCGTGTCGAGGATCCGCACCAAGGCCTCCTACCGCTGACCTCCCCGCCCCCCCCGCTTCCGTGTCCCGTAGCGACCCGTCAGGAGTACGACACGTCATGTCCCAGAACCCTCGCGTCCCCGTCCCCGTCCGCGCGCTCGCCGCCCTCTCCGGCTGCCTCGTCCTCGCCGGCACCCTCACCGCCTGCGGCGGGAACTCCGCCGCGTCCGACGCCAAGGTCGTCACCGTCTACAGCGCCGACGGCCTCAAGGGCGAGAACGGCGACGGCTGGTACGACAAGGTCTTCAAGGACTTCGAGAAGAAGACCGGCATCAAGGTCAAGTACGTCGAGGGCGGCTCCGGCGAGATGGTGCAGCGCGCCGTCCGCGAGAAGTCCAACACCCAGGCCGACGTCATCGTCACGCTCCCGCCGTTCATCCAGCAGGCGGACGAGAAGGGCCTGCTCCAGACGTACGAGCCGAA from Streptomyces flavofungini includes:
- a CDS encoding ABC transporter ATP-binding protein, coding for MSNGIRFDSVSVAYGGNVVLDGLDLTVGPGEVMALLGPSGSGKTTALRAVAGFVRPVCGRVFIGDRDVTALPPHRRGIGMVVQQYALFPHLRVEDNVAFGLKAQKVSRAEIPGRVADALELTGMAAYAKRFPRELSGGQQQRVAIARALAIRPGVLLLDEPLSALDARLRSGMLAELARLHRELPDVSILYVTHDQVEALTLADRIAVMDRARLQDCGTPQELYRRPRNEFTASFVGNANLLPVSVGVGSVSLGGAELKVDTGEVAAGVSATLCVRPHLVGLGPGPNSLDGKVTEVQWRGATHRVYVDVAGHSVKADVRELREPPALGGDVTLHFAPEDAVLLAAGVTDG
- a CDS encoding 2-aminoethylphosphonate ABC transporter permease subunit yields the protein MARPAVRVLERDPAPRAVPNHPALRDDCPQRRTRQVPRLVWALPPVALLGLVFLYPLALVVQQSVRPDTGGTSLEPYADVFASESFREALGTTVWLAVGATVGCLVLGFALASVIAFVPFPGGKAVAKFIDVFLSFPSFLITLALLFIYGTKGMANGLWTDATGAAGDGPFQFLTTPWGVLLAEITYFTPFVMRPLLAAFSAIDTAQLEVASSLGARPLRVVRQVILPEALPALAAGGSLVLVMCLNEFGIVLFTGAKDVTTLPMLVYSKAMLESDYPAACVVAVVNIAISVGLYGLYRVVSRRAGA
- a CDS encoding TIGR03364 family FAD-dependent oxidoreductase, whose amino-acid sequence is MRVIVVGAGVVGTMHAWHAVERGHEVVQIERESEARGASLRNFGQIWVSGRAGGEELDTALRARELWEEIGARVPGLGFRAIGSLTLVRNERERAVAEAALARPDAAARGYELLGADEARALNPALRGEFTAALWCERDAAVEPRTAQLHLREELLKSPRYTFLPGREVREVVGAGAVRDDHGDTHRGDVVLLCTGAWLGGLVRELAPELPVRRVRLQMMQTAPLGEPLTTSVADADSFRYYPAYRSPELDALNAGQAQTPTAAAHKMQLLMVQRADGGLTIGDTHEYEHPFAFDTLEDPYDHLTEVVEGFLGRPLPRIGRRWAGVYAQCVDTGRVVHREQVRDGVVLVTGPGGRGMTCSPAIAEKTADELGW
- a CDS encoding phosphonatase-like hydrolase; this translates as MTDVKGPGDRVRLVVLDMAGTTVADGGLVEQAFAAAARELGVEEGSADHAAKLEYVRATMGESKISVFRHLFGDEALARRANAAFEEAYGQLVDGGRVAPVPGAREAVEELKADGLTVVLSTGFARVTQDAILAALGWRDLVDLTLCPADAGGRGRPHPDMVLAAFLRTGAADDVREVAVAGDTAYDMRSGTRSGAGVVAGVLTGAHDAAALTGAGATHVLGSVAELPALLRSLGR
- a CDS encoding ABC transporter permease; this translates as MLVHSRKGEWAAWVLFFVLFLPLFALPLLVIVAASFAGHWSGAFPSGLTGEHYAAATRGESLQALTTSLLTALGASVVALAAGTWAALAAAALKGRGEGTTRLARLCGRTLDTLFMLPVAVPSVVVGLAVLVAFSKPPMILNGTSTIVVLAHAVLVTAFAHQSVAAALVRLDPAYEQAAASLGARPAYVLWRVKLPLLLPSLTAAAGLCFALSMGELSATMMLYPPDWTPLPVRIYAATDRGATFTGAALAVVLMTATLLVLFAVSRIRTKASYR